A window of Gemmatimonadota bacterium genomic DNA:
CGAGTTCAAGGTATACATCCCCTTCGACGACCCGGAGCTGGTGGCCGACCTCATGGCCAAGAACGTCATGGTTACGGCCGAACCGGAGGCCACCAACTGGGTAGGTTACCTCATAGCCGCCCTGCCCTGGCTGCTGCTCATCGGGTTCTGGATCTTCATCCTGCGCCAGATGCAGTCGGGCCAGCGCGGCATGTTCTCCTTCGGCAAGAGCCGGGCCAAGATGATCGTGGAAGACCGGCCCTCCATCACCTTCGCCGACGTGGCCGGCGTGCTCGAGGCCAAACGCGACCTGCAGGAGATCGTGGAGTTCCTGAAGAACCCGGACAAGTTCCACGCCCTGGGCGGCCGGATACCGAAAGGCGCCCTGCTGCTGGGCCCGCCGGGCACGGGAAAGACCCTGCTCGCCAAGGCCGTCGCCGGTGAGGCGGGCGTGCCCTTCTTCAGCATGAGCGGATCGGACTTCGTGGAGATGTTCGTCGGCGTGGGCGCCTCCCGCGTGCGGGACCTCTTCGACCAGGCCCGCCAGAACGCTCCTTGTATCATCTTCATCGATGAAATCGACGCCATCGGACGACACCGGGGCGCCGGACTCGGCGGCGGACACGACGAGCGGGAACAGACCCTGAACCAGTTGCTGGTGGGGCTGGACGGTTTCGAGAAAACGGACTCCATCATCGTGATCGGCGCGACGAACCGTCCGGACGTGCTCGATCCCGCACTGCTCCGCCCCGGCCGCTTCGACCGGCACATAGTCGTCGACCGGCCCGACGTGGTGGGACGGGAGAAGATATTGGAGATCCACGTAAAGAGCCGCAAGATCCCCCTCGACGACTCGGTCAAGCTGGATGTCCTCGCCAAGGGCGTGCCCGGCATGGTCGGCGCGGACCTGGCCAACATGGTGAACGAGGCGGCGCTTATCGCGGCGCGGTACGATCGCGCCTCCGTAACCAGCGAGGACTTCGAAGAAGCCAAAGAAAAGATCATGATGGGATCGAAGCGCCAGCTCGTCATCAGCGACAAGGAGCGGGAGATCGTGGCCTACCACGAGGCCGGACACGCTCTCGCCTTCGAACTCATCCCCGAAATCGATCCCCTGCACAAGGTGACGATCCTGCCACAGGGCCGGGGCCTTGGCGTGACCATTCCCCTGCCGGAGGAACGCTACCTCCAGTCCCGTTCCTACTGCCTGGGCACGATGGCCGCGGCCCTGGGCGGCCGGGCGGCCGAGCAGATCGTCTTCGGCGAAGTGACCTCCGGCGCGCAGAGCGACATCGAACAGGTCACCCGCATCAGCCGCCACATGGTCTGCGATTGGGGGATGAGCGAAGAACTCGGAGCCACGGCGCTGGGCGAGAAGGAGCACGAGGTCTTCCTCGGCCGGGACATCGCCCACCAGCCAAACTACAGCGAGACCACCGCCCATCGCATCGACCAGGAGATCCAGCGTTTCGTAACCGAGGCGGGAGAACGCGTGGAAAAACTGCTCAAAGACTACGAACCCCAGCTTCACGTCGTGGCCAAGGCCCTCCTGGAACGGGATTCTCTCTCGCGGGACGAGGTGGCCGCGCTCATCGAAGGCAAGACCCTGCCTCCGAAGGAAGACGGCAACGGTGGATCAAAGGATGATGGTGCGGAGGCTACCGAGGAGACGCAGAAGGAAGCCGCGCAAGTTGATGGTGAGATTGATGGGGAAGAGCCGCAGGTGGAAGTCGCGCAAGTTGATGGCGCGGGCGCCACAAAGGAGACACCTGCAGAAGAAACGACTACTGAAGGAGCGACAGCTGAAACGCCGCCCACGGATGGCAACGGCGTCGCAACGGTAGACGGGTCGGACGAGTCGGACGGGTCGGACGGGTCGGACAAGGAACCGGTAACGGCACCCGAAGTCGATGAAACCGTGGAAACGTCGAAGGGGCGTTAACCAGACTTACTGCAGGCTGACGGAATACCCAAAGCAAAAGCCCGGCGGTGATCGTCCCGCCGGGCTTTTTGTTACATGGACGACTCAGACCTGCAGGCGTCAGCTGGATTTAGCCAGCACGTCCTTGAGGGTCTGGAGGAAGACTTCCGTTTCCGCCTCGGTACCGGCGGAGACCCTGATCCAGTTCCGGAACTCCCGCTGCCGCCGGGAGCTGATCCAGACGTTTCTCGCGCGCATTTCCCGGACCACCTGCATGGCCGGACGCTTTATATCGGCCATTACGAAAGTACCCTGGGACGGCAGGTATTCAATCCCCATCTCCTCGAAAGTGGCGTAACACCGCTTCTTGAAATCCCAGACCGCCTCGCGGGACTTCTGCAGGTGCTCCAGGTCGCGGACCGCGGCGGCGCCGGCAACGGTGGCCAGGGCATTCGGCGACTCCTGGTAGTACTTCCGCATTTCGTCCTGGATCTTCTGCGATGCGACGCAGTACCCCAGTCTCACGGCGGCCAGGGCATAGGCCTTCGAGAAGGTCCTTACCACGGCCACGTTGTCGTACTTGACCGCCAGCGGGACCGCCGAGGGAATCGGATCCTGCTCCACGAAGTGCAGGTAGGCCTCGTCGATGACCACGATGGCGGTAGACGGGAGCTTATTGATGAACGCTTCGATTTCTTCGGGCTGCAGCAGCGTTCCCGTGGGGTTGTTCGGATTGGTGATGACGACCAGCGAGGTCCTGTCGGACGCCAGGGCGGCCATGGCGTCGAGGTCGTGCTTGTACTCC
This region includes:
- a CDS encoding ATP-dependent metallopeptidase FtsH/Yme1/Tma family protein; this translates as PRNDRQPPPDKTRKNRSILIWLVLFLFFLMAAQFLPRRGDNAVTVSYTQFQQFLEADNIEQVTITEKLITGTLRQNSSTVVEGANQSLREFKVYIPFDDPELVADLMAKNVMVTAEPEATNWVGYLIAALPWLLLIGFWIFILRQMQSGQRGMFSFGKSRAKMIVEDRPSITFADVAGVLEAKRDLQEIVEFLKNPDKFHALGGRIPKGALLLGPPGTGKTLLAKAVAGEAGVPFFSMSGSDFVEMFVGVGASRVRDLFDQARQNAPCIIFIDEIDAIGRHRGAGLGGGHDEREQTLNQLLVGLDGFEKTDSIIVIGATNRPDVLDPALLRPGRFDRHIVVDRPDVVGREKILEIHVKSRKIPLDDSVKLDVLAKGVPGMVGADLANMVNEAALIAARYDRASVTSEDFEEAKEKIMMGSKRQLVISDKEREIVAYHEAGHALAFELIPEIDPLHKVTILPQGRGLGVTIPLPEERYLQSRSYCLGTMAAALGGRAAEQIVFGEVTSGAQSDIEQVTRISRHMVCDWGMSEELGATALGEKEHEVFLGRDIAHQPNYSETTAHRIDQEIQRFVTEAGERVEKLLKDYEPQLHVVAKALLERDSLSRDEVAALIEGKTLPPKEDGNGGSKDDGAEATEETQKEAAQVDGEIDGEEPQVEVAQVDGAGATKETPAEETTTEGATAETPPTDGNGVATVDGSDESDGSDGSDKEPVTAPEVDETVETSKGR
- a CDS encoding aminotransferase class I/II-fold pyridoxal phosphate-dependent enzyme; this translates as MHMHASETALKAWSRRGFMKGALAAGTAGIALSMSDRMAMATQLITGGRPTIEAIRGVGVQPGLVRMSLNENPLGPSPRAIEAMANRMFGVNRYGTDLRDLMQALSTFDGVELPEPDNSMRRSFFRPPPGPFMLTPGSSLILDLLCLAYLSRNGGEVIEAEYGYGSISRSASDYSDMFGVDVNIIRAPMTPEYKHDLDAMAALASDRTSLVVITNPNNPTGTLLQPEEIEAFINKLPSTAIVVIDEAYLHFVEQDPIPSAVPLAVKYDNVAVVRTFSKAYALAAVRLGYCVASQKIQDEMRKYYQESPNALATVAGAAAVRDLEHLQKSREAVWDFKKRCYATFEEMGIEYLPSQGTFVMADIKRPAMQVVREMRARNVWISSRRQREFRNWIRVSAGTEAETEVFLQTLKDVLAKSS